The following proteins are encoded in a genomic region of Necator americanus strain Aroian chromosome II, whole genome shotgun sequence:
- a CDS encoding hypothetical protein (NECATOR_CHRII.G7956.T1): MGVTRRSDLLRPIKVDEDEEGVVDRFNYADFDFSESGDELSDNVRDLTHSMEFPASRSRKNKERRAERKMRRFLDVESTGVVVKSSMGSRRQRRLESVRILMSFADKDDICTDFSDLVPHTVSAFERLFLDEKSMQMWNDFIERDEEEQRQILEEGELKSSDGCGWFVVGGKPGTSKSPKSLDVDGRKHHPAYYGKACFDRMSSRSKRLLSEKRLPWGFIDQLEGELLSFFCSTSPDSGKDDAVYVGVFENSLERALAHAVAQFLMLKSKSISVRGSGERLTEFRNPRAFYIPPHVRLVPYLSSIRSEPIEVPQHSKLKDNSSDREQSADSSFSEVDPENIDL; encoded by the exons TTTTGACTTCTCGGAAAGTGGCGACGAGTTGTCTGACAATGTGCGAGATCTCACACATTCAATGGAATTTCCTGCTTCtcgttcaagaaaaaataaggagcGAAGAGCCGAACGCAa GATGCGTCGTTTTTTGGATGTTGAAAGTACTGGGGTAGTTGTGAAGAGCTCCATGGGATCGAGAAGACAGCGACGCCTTGAAAGTG TCCGCATTCTAATGAGTTTTGCGGATAAGGATGACATTTGTACAGACTTCTCTGATCTTGTTCCACATACTGTCAGTGCATTCGAAAGACTGTTCTTAGATGAGAAGAGCATGCAG ATGTGGAACGACTTTATCGAACGTGATGAGGAAGAGCAGCGGCAGATTCTCGAGGAAGGGGAGTTAAAATCCAGCGATGGATGCGGGTGGTTCGTCGTTGGTGGAAAGCCGGGGACTTCAAAATCGCCGAAATCCTTGGACGTGGATGGTCGAAAAC ATCATCCTGCCTACTATGGCAAAGCTTGTTTCGACCGTATGAGCAGCCGGAGTAAACGACTACTTTCCGAAAAACGCCTGCCTTGG GGCTTCATCGATCAACTCGAAGGTGAGCTGTTGTCATTCTTCTGCTCCACCTCTCCCGATTCTGGCAAGGATGATGCCGTTTATGTTGGCGTTTTTGAGAACTCTCTGGAAAGAGCACTAGCACATGCCGTGGCGCAGTTTCTCATGTTGAAATCAAAAA GCATATCAGTGCGAGGAAGCGGAGAACGTCTTACCGAATTCCGAAATCCTCGAGCCTTCTACATTCCGCCTCACGTTCGCCTCGTACCATACCTGTCTTCAATTCGCTCGGAACCTATAGAAGTACCTCAGCACTCCAAGTTAAAGGACAACTCCTCTGATAGAGAGCAGAGTGCAGATTCTTCCTTCAGTGAAGTCGATCCAGAGAACATTGATTTGTAA